The Coffea eugenioides isolate CCC68of chromosome 8, Ceug_1.0, whole genome shotgun sequence genome has a segment encoding these proteins:
- the LOC113779817 gene encoding probable nucleoredoxin 1 has translation MAEEANGRVHDLNTMLSSSDRDFLIRNNGQQVKVESLKGKKVGLYFSASWCGPCRRFTPKLVEVYNELLPKDDFEIVFVSADEDDESFAAYFSKMPWLAIPFSDSETRDRLDELFSVRGIPHLVIIGENGKVSTDDGVEVVQECGAEGYPFSPEWIKEIKEQEEVARRNQTLKTILVSRSRDYVVASDGKKVSVAELEGKTVGLYFFLSTVGGRNAFTSKLLELYEKLKAKGENFEIVMIPLDDDEESYKLWFKNMPWLSLPVKDKGCEKLVRYFELFTLPTVVIIGPDGKTLHSNVAEAIEEHGVQAYPFTPEKFAELEAIEKAKREAQTLESILVSGDHNFVIGKDGVKVPVSDLVGKTILLYFSAHWCPPCRAFLPKLIEAYHGIKAKNDAFEVVFISSDRDQNSFDEFFSKMPWLALPFGDGRKESLSRVFKVLGIPMLVAIGPTGKTVTTEARDLITYHGADAYPFTEERLKEIEEEYDEMAKGWPEKVKHTLHDEHELVLTKRQSFVCDGCDEGGQVWSFYCGECDYDLHPKCALEEDMMEITDDAETGVSNKDQKEGWICDGDVCYKA, from the exons ATGGCAGAGGAAGCAAATGGACGAGTGCATGATCTTAACACCATGCTTAGCTCTTCAGATCGAGACTTTCTTATTCGCAACAACGGCCAACAG GTTAAGGTAGAAAGTTTAAAGGGGAAAAAGGTCGGGTTATACTTCTCAGCATCATGGTGTGGCCCGTGTCGACGTTTCACCCCGAAGCTGGTAGAGGTTTACAATGAACTCCTTCCAAAGGATGACTTTGAGATTGTATTCGTCTCTGCTGATGAAGACGATGAGTCCTTTGCTGCCTATTTCTCTAAGATGCCCTGGCTAGCCATTCCCTTCTCGGACTCTGAGACACGTGATCGCTTGGATGAATTATTCAGTGTCAGGGGAATTCCACACCTTGTGATTATTGGTGAAAATGGGAAGGTCTCAACTGATGATGGAGTTGAGGTCGTCCAAGAGTGTGGAGCAGAAGGATATCCATTTAGCCCTGAATGGattaaagaaattaaagaacAGGAAGAGGTGGCGAGGAGGAATCAGACCTTGAAGACTATCTTAGTCTCAAGATCACGTGACTATGTGGTTGCTAGCGATGGGAAGAAG GTCTCCGTTGCTGAATTAGAAGGGAAGACTGTTGGCCTGTACTTCTTCTTATCGACAGTCGGTGGTCGCAATGCTTTTACTTCTAAACTACTTGAACTTTATGAGAAGTTGAAGGCAAAGGGAGAGAATTTTGAGATTGTGATGATACCCcttgatgatgatgaagaatcATATAAGTTATGGTTTAAAAACATGCCTTGGCTTTCGCTGCCTGTCAAGGACAAGGGTTGTGAGAAGTTAGTACGGTATTTTGAGCTGTTTACCCTGCCTACTGTGGTCATCATTGGGCCAGATGGAAAAACTCTACATTCTAATGTTGCTGAAGCAATCGAAGAACATGGCGTCCAAGCTTATCCTTTCACACCTGAGAAGTTTGCGGAGCTTGAGGCAATAGAAAAGGCAAAGCGAGAAGCACAAACGCTCGAGTCCATTCTGGTTTCTGGAGATCACAATTTCGTGATAGGAAAAGATGGGGTAAAG GTTCCCGTGTCTGATCTTGTTGGAAAGACTATACTCCTTTACTTCTCCGCTCACTGGTGCCCTCCTTGTCGTGCTTTTCTGCCGAAGCTTATTGAAGCATATCACGGGATCAAAGCTAAGAACGATGCATTTGAAGTCGTCTTCATCTCAAGCGACAGGGATCAAAACTCGTTTGATGAGTTCTTTTCCAAGATGCCTTGGCTGGCACTTCCCTTTGGTGATGGAAGGAAGGAATCTCTAAGTCGAGTATTTAAGGTGCTCGGCATACCTATGTTAGTTGCCATTGGGCCTACCGGAAAGACTGTCACGACCGAAGCCAGAGATCTTATAACATATCATGGTGCTGATGCCTATCCCTTCACGGAGGAGCGACTGAAGGAGATCGAGGAGGAGTATGATGAGATGGCAAAGGGGTGGCCTGAGAAGGTGAAGCACACATTACACGATGAGCATGAGCTTGTTCTTACTAAGCGTCAATCTTTCGTGTGTGATGGATGTGATGAGGGGGGACAGGTCTGGTCATTCTACTGCGGAGAGTGTGACTATGATCTCCACCCAAAGTGTGCTCTGGAAGAAGACATGATGGAGATCACAGACGACGCAGAAACAGGAGTTTCAAATAAAGACCAGAAAGAAGGATGGATTTGCGATGGAGATGTGTGCTACAAAGCTTGA
- the LOC113779646 gene encoding glucan endo-1,3-beta-glucosidase-like has protein sequence MVMARTKIHVILVFVSSLLILLPDSPVGAPVGVCYGRVAINLPPPSDVVDLLRSNGISRVRLFNADAEALKPFSGTEIQLMIGVPNEVLPTLANGMVSTSLDWLQSNIFAYVSPSQVRYLAVGNEVLLKDPFYSPFLVPAIRKLHQALQALGLADTIKLSSAHAATVLSNSYPPSAGAFDPNLLSVLTPLLQFLRDTGSPLMVNVYPFFSYINNMQSVSLDYALFRSSAVHADQKLAYDNMFDATIDAFAYAMEREGFQGIPIVVTETGWPTAGGAAANIENALAYNGNVARRGLNNIGTPKRPGVGVEVFLFDLFDEDQKGGEEFERHFGIFRVNGVKAYDLSFN, from the exons ATGGTCATGGCAAGAACGAAAATTCATGTCATTCTGGTGTTTGTTAGTTCTCTACTCATTTTGCTTCCAGATTCACCAG TTGGGGCACCGGTGGGGGTTTGCTATGGTCGCGTCGCGATCAATCTCCCACCTCCCTCGGATGTTGTAGATCTCCTCAGATCCAATGGCATTTCAAGAGTTCGTTTATTCAATGCTGATGCAGAAGCACTGAAGCCATTCTCAGGGACAGAAATTCAGCTCATGATTGGTGTCCCGAACGAAGTCCTGCCCACACTCGCTAATGGGATGGTTTCCACCTCATTGGATTGGCTCCAATCAAACATTTTTGCATATGTTTCTCCAAGCCAGGTTCGATACCTAGCCGTAGGCAATGAAGTACTCCTAAAAGATCCATTTTACTCACCGTTTCTTGTTCCTGCAATCCGTAAGCTACACCAAGCTCTTCAAGCATTAGGCCTCGCGGATACAATCAAACTCTCTTCAGCTCATGCTGCAACAGTACTATCCAACTCCTATCCACCATCAGCCGGAGCTTTTGATCCGAACCTCCTCTCAGTCCTAACCCCACTCTTGCAATTTCTGCGCGACACAGGATCGCCCCTGATGGTCAATGTGTATCCGTTTTTCAGCTACATAAACAATATGCAGTCCGTTTCATTAGACTACGCTCTCTTCAGGTCCTCTGCCGTTCATGCGGATCAGAAGTTGGCATATGACAATATGTTTGATGCAACGATCGATGCTTTCGCGTATGCCATGGAGAGGGAAGGATTTCAAGGCATCCCAATAGTGGTGACAGAGACAGGGTGGCCAACAGCAGGTGGAGCTGCTGCGAATATCGAGAATGCATTGGCCTATAATGGCAATGTTGCGAGAAGGGGTTTGAACAATATTGGGACGCCTAAAAGGCCGGGAGTCGGTGTTGAGGTTTTCCTGTTCGACCTGTTTGATGAGGATCAGAAGGGAGGGGAGGAGTTTGAAAGGCATTTTGGGATCTTTCGAGTAAATGGTGTCAAGGCCTACGACCTTTCATTTAATTAG
- the LOC113780528 gene encoding uncharacterized protein LOC113780528: MTAASQLDGPNGPRLPNLSELANGALERPPPQLDSYSYKETTIKSPINTALQDNTRWRKLWKHFTGSLDFDASDTLRLIAHLEKDRVTEARRYRDWVDQVLVSHEGSSLKGLRIAFVLGKSNVAALNKWLYLAIVKRVQRLELDLSSADGCVGCTDSSFTFPSWLLHINFLDFTNFDRLTSLCLKSISITEDDLAYFLSKCSLLEQLTVDNAAYLHKVRVAARQSLKLKHLEIRYCLKLEDVEVSARSVASFKYAGPMININVPEFSSISLAVKYCEMLFVKFPRIWSFSGLQQLELNLRVMEPSRSMSFPKDIPELSELKQLELKFRVPADHSILFLSSIMHACISSPAQYRVEWFWPLETETLRSLEDCEKEWKEQAGENRHQSLKEIEFVGWIGLEKTDAQFAHYLMDSAISLEKLILDFTSPCLIGKWHFWETPCIRRMIILGIY; encoded by the exons ATGACCGCCGCCTCCCAACTGGATGGGCCTAATGGGCCGCGGCTCCCGAACCTTTCGGAGCTAGCCAATGGAGCCCTAGAAAGACCCCCTCCCCAACTGGACTCCTACTCCTATAAGGAAACTACTATCAAAAGCCCTATAAATACAGCACTACAAGACAACACAAG ATGGAGGAAACTGTGGAAACATTTCACCGGTAGTTTGGACTTTGATGCTTCAGACACACTAAGGCTCATTGCCCATTTGGAAAAAGACCGCGTAACCGAAGCACGAAGGTATCGAGATTGGGTAGATCAAGTGTTGGTTTCACACGAGGGTTCATCATTGAAAGGATTAAGAATTGCTTTCGTGTTGGGCAAGTCTAATGTAGCTGCTCTGAATAAATGGCTCTACTTGGCCATTGTGAAAAGGGTTCAAAGACTTGAACTGGATTTGTCTTCGGCTGACGGATGTGTCGGCTGTACTGATAGTTCTTTCACCTTCCCATCTTGGTTATTGCATATTAACTTTCTTGACTTTACGAACTTCGACAGGCTAACTTCCTTGTGCTTGAAATCTATCTCCATTACTGAAGATGATCTTGCATACTTCTTATCGAAGTGTTCATTGCTCGAGCAATTAACGGTGGACAATGCTGCATATTTGCACAAAGTCAGAGTTGCTGCTCGTCAATCACTCAAGTTGAAGCACTTGGAGATCAGATACTGTTTGAAGTTGGAGGATGTTGAGGTTTCAGCCAGGAGTGTTGCTTCTTTTAAATATGCTGGCCCCATGATTAACATAAACGTTCCAGAATTCTCTTCAATTTCCCTTGCGGTTAAATACTGTGAAATGTTATTTGTGAAGTTTCCTAGAATCTGGTCTTTCTCAGGTCTCCAGCAACTAGAATTGAATCTGAGGGTGATG GAACCTTCAAGAAGCATGAGTTTTCCGAAAGATATTCCAGAGTTAAGTGAACTCAAGCAGTTGGAGTTGAAGTTTAGAGTACCTGCAGATCACAGTATTCTCTTCTTGAGTTCGATAATGCACGCGTGCATCTCCTCGCCTGCTCAA TATAGGGTTGAATGGTTTTGGCCACTGGAAACTGAGACTTTGAGATCGTTGGAAGACTGTGAAAAAGAGTGGAAGGAGCAAGCTGGGGAAAATCGTCATCAGAGCCTAAAGGAGATCGAATTCGTTGGTTGGATTGGACTGGAGAAGACTGATGCCCAATTCGCCCATTATTTGATGGATAGTGCCATTTCACTTGAGAAGTTGATTCTTGATTTCACAAGTCCATGCTTGATAGGAAAATGGCATTTCTGGGAGACTCCTTGTATTCGAAGGATGATCATACTTGGTATttactaa
- the LOC113779856 gene encoding uncharacterized protein LOC113779856, whose translation MLKCLFNILKSNRPKHLTMLGSEFHAFLVNFPKQVQKYLKLNSKTSKEDDRTTSSASTDSNDKDSSIAAKVNLEKQLQAWKENPIWVNSTPEIKVSVPKGSLCNLNVKVNIGLPPDAVYDIIIDPDNRRVFKNIKEVISRRVLVDEGLRQVVELEQAALWRFLWWSGTISVHVLVDQNREDHSMKFKQIKTGFMKRFEGHWKVEPILVDEQLCHSVRPKTLEEYGSCTKGKGRIASEVSLDQLIQPAIVPPPPFSWYLRGITAKTTEMIINDLVAEAARIKGFCTTEFSQVPLGSSEGSFDEGMPSSDIKERWALRRRNAKHSRRRLSDGS comes from the exons ATGCTGAAATGCCTCTTTAATATCTTGAAGTCTAATAGACCAAAACATCTGACTATGCTTGGTTCAGAATTTCATGCCTTTCTAGTGAACTTCCCTAAGCAAGTGCAAAAGTATCTGAAG TTAAATTCTAAGACATCAAAGGAAGATGACAGAACCACAAGCTCAGCCAGCACTGATAGCAATGACAAAGATTCATCAATTGCCGCAAAAGTCAATTTGGAGAAGCAGTTGCAAGCTTGGAAAGAGAATCCAATTTGGGTTAATTCTACCCCAGAAATAAAG GTTAGTGTTCCTAAAGGTTCTCTTTGCAATTTGAATGTGAAAGTAAATATTGGGCTGCCTCCAGATGCTGTATATGACATTATCATTGATCCGGATAACAGAAGGGTCTTCAAGAACATTAAG GAAGTCATATCAAGGAGGGTATTAGTTGATGAAGGTCTAAGGCAGGTGGTTGAATTGGAGCAAGCTGCGCTGTGGAGGTTTCTCTGGTGGTCGGGAACCATTTCTGTTCATGTATTAGTGGATCAGAACAGAGAAGATCACTCG ATGAAGTTCAAGCAAATCAAAACAGGGTTCATGAAAAGATTCGAAGGTCACTGGAAAGTGGAACCTATACTGGTGGACGAACAATTATGCCATTCCGTCAGACCTAAAACTCTGGAGGAATATGGTTCATGCACTAAAGGCAAAGGAAGGATTGCATCAGAAGTGAGCTTGGATCAGCTTATACAACCAGCTATTGTCCCTCCTCCCcctttttcttggtatcttagAGGAATCACGGCAAAGACCACGGAGATGATCATAAATGATTTGGTTGCTGAAGCTGCCAGGATTAAAGGATTCTGCACAACTGAATTTTCTCAAGTTCCACTTGGGTCATCTGAGGGAAGTTTTGATGAAGGCATGCCATCATCTGACATTAAAGAAAGATGGGCTTTAAGAAGGAGAAATGCAAAGCATTCTCGTAGAAGGCTTTCAGATGGGAGTTGA
- the LOC113780529 gene encoding 2-methylene-furan-3-one reductase-like: MISPTWGSILELAVSGGKLKRLSFYDVAKEISRANNCLEEEIYLMETLLSSTTLQLKPTPLHLQPFNSFFPKETLLSSSVFELKYSRKSKLGVHKGTLSQGPGFKVFASSQAAPASAEVSTSSSIPPSMKAWVYSEYGGVEVLKFDDNVAVPEIKDDQVLIKVAAAALNPIDFKRRLGKFKATDSPLPTVPGYDVAGVVVKVGSQVKGLKGGDEVYGDINEKPLEGPKQFGSLAEYTAVEEKLLALKPKGIDFVQAAALPLAIETAYEGLERAGFSAGKSILVLGGAGGVGSFVIQLAKHVFGASKVAATSSTGKLELLRSLGADLAIDYTKENFEDLPEKFDVVYDAVGQGEKAAKAVKEGGNVVFLTGAVVPPGFRFVVTSNGGTLTKLNAFLESGQVKPVVDPKGPFAFSKVVEAFSYLETNRATGKVVIHPIP; this comes from the exons ATGATTTCCCCCACCTGGGGATCCATACT GGAGCTCGCAGTCTCTGGTGGCAAACTTAAGCGTCTCTCTTTCTACGACGTGGCAAAAGAGATAAGCAGGGCTAACAACTGTTTGGAAGAAGAGATTTATCTCATGGAAACTCTCCTCTCCTCCACAACTCTTCAACTCAAACCCACACCTCTTCATCTTCaacctttcaattctttttttccCAAAGAAACCCTTTTGAGTTCTTCTGTATTCGAACTAAAATATAGCAGAAAATCAAAACTTGGTGTTCATAAAGGCACATTGTCTCAAGGGCCAGGTTTTAAAGTCTTTGCTAGTTCCCAGGCTGCACCTGCATCAGCTGAAGTTTCAACAAGCTCTTCAATACCCCCTTCAATGAAGGCTTGGGTTTATAGTGAATATGGAGGAGTTGAAGTTTTGAAGTTTGATGACAATGTTGCAGTGCCTGAAATTAAGGATGATCAAGTCCTGATTAAGGTCGCTGCAGCTGCTTTAAACCCTATTGATTTCAAGAGGAGACTTGGCAAATTCAAGGCCACTGATTCACCTCTTCCA ACCGTTCCAGGTTATGATGTTGCTGGTGTGGTAGTTAAAGTGGGTAGCCAAGTAAAGGGCCTTAAAGGAGGAGATGAAGTATACGGGGATATCAATGAGAAACCATTAGAAGGACCTAAACAGTTTGGGTCACTGGCAGAATATACTGCTGTGGAGGAGAAGCTATTGGCTCTGAAACCCAAGGGCATTGATTTCGTTCAGGCTGCGGCTCTTCCTCTTGCAATAGAAACAGCCTATGAAGGCCTGGAAAGGGCTGGATTTTCTGCTGGCAAATCCATCCTTGTTTTAGGAGGTGCTGGTGGTGTTGGATCCTTCGTTATTCAG CTGGCAAAACATGTCTTTGGTGCTTCGAAAGTAGCAGCTACTTCTAGCACTGGAAAATTGGAATTGCTTAGAAGCCTGGGTGCTGATTTGGCAATTGACTATACCAAGGAGAACTTTGAAGACCTACCAGAGAAATTCGACGTGGTTTATGATGCAGTTG GGCAGGGTGAGAAGGCAGCAAAGGCAGTGAAGGAAGGGGGCAATGTGGTGTTCCTAACTGGTGCCGTCGTGCCTCCGGGCTTCAGATTTGTGGTGACGTCTAATGGTGGAACTTTGACAAAACTCAATGCATTCCTTGAGAGTGGACAAGTGAAACCAGTAGTGGATCCCAAAGGACCATTCGCGTTTTCAAAGGTTGTTGAAGCTTTCTCTTACCTTGAAACAAACCGAGCTACAGGAAAGGTAGTCATACATCCAATTCCATGA
- the LOC113779925 gene encoding carbonic anhydrase 2-like produces MSIPDDGTTSSDFIEDWVKICLPAKAKIKSTCSGLDFAEQCTNLEKEAVNISLGNLLTYPFVREAVAKKTLALRGGHYDFVKGSFELWDLDFNLLPALTI; encoded by the exons ATGTCCATTCCTGATGATGGGACCACTTCCAG TGATTTTATCGAGGACTGGGTGAAAATTTGCTTGCCAGCCAAGGCCAAGATTAAATCAACTTGCAGTGGCTTGGATTTTGCAGAACAATGCACAAATTTGGAGAAG GAGGCAGTGAACATATCGTTGGGGAACTTGTTGACATATCCTTTTGTGAGAGAGGCTGTTGCCAAGAAAACGCTAGCATTGAGAGGGGGACACTACGACTTCGTTAAGGGCTCTTTTGAGCTTTGGGATCTTGACTTTAACCTGCTGCCTGCCTTAACAATATAA